In a genomic window of Saccharicrinis carchari:
- a CDS encoding HepT-like ribonuclease domain-containing protein: MSPIKREFILYLEDMFQSMQRIEEYIGDLDFKKFKMTYMVVDAIIRNFEIIGEASKNIPTEIKKKYPEIPWRKMYGLRNLIAHEYFGVDYEMIWEIAKNNLPQNRTDLLKIIKKEKAQGGNNVQK; the protein is encoded by the coding sequence ATGAGCCCAATTAAAAGAGAATTTATCCTTTACCTTGAAGATATGTTTCAATCAATGCAAAGGATTGAAGAATATATTGGCGACCTTGACTTCAAAAAATTTAAAATGACCTACATGGTTGTAGATGCTATTATCAGGAATTTTGAAATTATCGGAGAAGCATCAAAAAATATTCCAACTGAAATAAAGAAAAAATATCCTGAAATTCCATGGAGAAAAATGTATGGACTAAGAAATTTAATTGCCCATGAATACTTTGGAGTTGACTACGAAATGATTTGGGAAATTGCAAAAAATAATCTACCGCAGAACCGAACTGACTTATTGAAAATTATCAAAAAAGAAAAAGCACAGGG
- a CDS encoding tetratricopeptide repeat protein: MKSKIILYILMLGMAIGLYSRAHFIPYSNALLLFSFAGIIMWNLIELVTEINKWRTLNLPVLLKIFQVVASIQLSLIYLIYSFDTIVGWSILLLYLIILAVFYLKKSSQSPERVAISIFHMALILMFIGFKISPQVRQVIPSNWFTTLRLKGSHSGDFVIEFKNNDALKYRDMGRDLLNHSYYSDAIKLFKTAMALEPNNALLYYDLSQCYAHLENLDYAIAMLDTAILCNNQISEFYSNRGLYYYKKANSIEAIKNYRIAINLDSLNCYYHYNLALALYDTEDFESACKSLEKSRDLGFNVKDYLTRKIDKMCK; this comes from the coding sequence ATGAAATCCAAGATAATTTTATACATATTAATGCTGGGAATGGCTATTGGATTATACAGCAGAGCGCATTTTATCCCATATAGCAATGCACTATTACTATTTAGTTTTGCAGGTATTATTATGTGGAATTTAATAGAATTGGTTACAGAAATCAATAAATGGAGAACGTTAAACTTGCCTGTACTATTAAAAATATTTCAGGTCGTTGCTTCCATTCAACTCTCTTTAATCTATTTAATCTATTCTTTTGACACTATTGTAGGTTGGAGCATATTGTTATTATATCTAATTATTCTAGCAGTCTTTTATCTGAAAAAAAGTAGTCAATCACCAGAAAGAGTTGCAATTTCAATATTTCACATGGCTTTAATTCTAATGTTTATAGGTTTTAAAATAAGCCCCCAAGTAAGACAAGTCATTCCTTCGAATTGGTTTACGACATTAAGATTGAAAGGGAGTCATTCTGGAGACTTCGTAATAGAGTTTAAAAATAACGATGCCCTCAAATATAGGGACATGGGGCGAGACCTTCTTAATCATTCTTATTACTCTGATGCAATCAAACTGTTTAAAACGGCTATGGCATTGGAACCTAATAATGCACTTCTGTACTATGACTTGTCACAATGTTATGCACATTTGGAAAATTTAGATTATGCAATAGCCATGCTTGACACTGCAATATTATGTAATAATCAAATTTCTGAGTTTTACAGCAACCGAGGCTTGTATTATTATAAAAAAGCAAACAGTATTGAAGCAATAAAAAATTATAGAATAGCAATTAACTTAGATTCTTTGAATTGCTATTATCACTATAATTTGGCTCTTGCATTATATGATACTGAAGACTTTGAAAGTGCTTGTAAATCATTGGAAAAGTCTCGAGATTTAGGTTTCAATGTTAAAGATTATTTGACTAGAAAAATTGATAAAATGTGTAAATAA
- a CDS encoding nucleotidyltransferase family protein, with translation MKSSIEIENKIKELKPILSRKYFVDKIGYFGSFSRNEQRKDSDIDILVSFRKPLGWEFFDLQELLENELKIKVDLVSDKALKEQLKEVILNNVKYV, from the coding sequence ATGAAATCAAGTATAGAAATAGAAAATAAAATCAAAGAACTCAAACCTATTCTTTCACGAAAATATTTTGTTGATAAAATTGGATATTTTGGTTCTTTTTCGCGAAATGAACAGAGAAAAGACTCTGATATAGATATTTTGGTATCGTTCAGAAAACCATTGGGCTGGGAATTCTTTGACCTTCAGGAGCTTCTGGAGAATGAATTAAAGATAAAGGTTGATTTGGTGTCTGATAAAGCCCTTAAAGAGCAATTAAAAGAAGTAATTTTAAATAATGTTAAGTACGTATGA
- a CDS encoding TlpA family protein disulfide reductase, which translates to MKHTLMTLAFIMLYGVAFCQDSEIESKLKGLSFQAIQNGRLIDYNILSKSKNKIVIIEFWETWCGACIEGMPHLKKLQDKYPNDLIVICVSSDGLNKSVDYINRTSYPFDFIFDESKKLSKTFPHSGIPFSIVIDKNGKIQAETRPSYIDENQINKMLFGNAMDVPVVKNFNPNDLDNKKNISLVLFELLNHELGERAYSKLTQSTNNKRIITGYQANAFIDTTETITEYITSRKSILQLYQFAYGDISENRFIYSDELNHIKSNTPNNLYTLNFKVSDLFGDFNTVLISQLNGALGLETERIRKDTTVLILKKIDINGNSIKLSNPQVGKSINSLISFQFFNVSGTRIDLNELVKLLADKTKKLVEHDIKVDLSYELDISMDKPTEDIDTWIEYFKKEGIHLSLEKSTIEFVRIKKAAHNIVYSAFGG; encoded by the coding sequence ATGAAACACACATTAATGACTCTCGCATTTATTATGCTATATGGAGTTGCGTTTTGTCAGGATTCCGAAATTGAATCTAAGCTTAAGGGGCTATCATTTCAGGCTATCCAAAATGGAAGATTGATTGATTATAATATTTTAAGCAAATCTAAAAACAAAATTGTGATAATTGAGTTCTGGGAGACATGGTGCGGAGCTTGTATCGAAGGTATGCCTCATCTAAAAAAACTACAAGATAAATACCCCAATGATTTAATTGTTATTTGTGTTTCAAGTGACGGTTTAAATAAATCAGTAGATTATATAAACAGGACTTCGTATCCATTTGATTTCATTTTTGATGAATCCAAGAAATTGTCAAAAACTTTTCCTCATAGCGGAATTCCCTTTTCTATAGTAATAGATAAAAATGGTAAAATACAAGCAGAAACTCGGCCTTCTTATATTGATGAGAATCAAATAAATAAAATGCTATTCGGCAATGCAATGGACGTACCTGTTGTAAAGAATTTCAATCCAAATGATTTAGATAACAAGAAAAATATATCGTTAGTTTTATTTGAACTTCTAAACCATGAACTTGGAGAAAGAGCTTATTCAAAATTAACTCAATCAACAAACAATAAAAGAATTATAACGGGTTATCAAGCAAACGCATTCATTGATACAACAGAAACGATTACAGAATACATTACATCAAGAAAAAGCATACTTCAACTCTATCAATTTGCGTATGGGGATATTTCTGAAAATAGATTTATTTATTCAGACGAATTAAATCACATTAAATCAAACACACCAAATAATTTATATACACTAAACTTCAAAGTCTCAGACTTGTTCGGTGATTTCAATACTGTATTGATTAGCCAGCTTAATGGGGCTTTGGGATTAGAAACTGAAAGAATACGGAAAGACACTACTGTTCTAATTTTGAAAAAGATTGATATCAATGGAAATTCAATAAAACTATCAAATCCACAAGTTGGAAAATCAATCAATTCACTAATATCATTCCAGTTTTTTAATGTAAGTGGAACTCGGATTGATTTAAACGAATTAGTAAAGTTATTAGCTGATAAAACAAAAAAACTGGTAGAGCATGATATAAAAGTTGATTTAAGTTATGAATTAGACATTTCAATGGACAAACCAACTGAGGATATTGACACGTGGATAGAGTATTTTAAAAAGGAAGGAATACATCTTTCATTGGAAAAAAGTACGATTGAATTTGTCAGAATAAAAAAGGCAGCCCATAACATCGTGTATAGTGCATTTGGCGGATAG
- a CDS encoding DUF4844 domain-containing protein → MTKFEEFKNKEKFLIDDKLFYPGISDPTLKPILTEKINFVADDFRKLADKGIATEKEYQDVIKNGLDSFAEIYLQLDTEDRERVCSYFEELMDIVGLESSDGHLNNFMYGFDPSK, encoded by the coding sequence ATGACAAAATTTGAAGAGTTTAAAAACAAAGAAAAATTCCTAATAGACGATAAATTATTTTATCCAGGAATTAGCGACCCGACACTAAAACCAATATTGACAGAGAAAATTAACTTTGTAGCTGACGACTTCAGAAAACTTGCTGATAAAGGAATTGCAACAGAAAAAGAATATCAAGACGTTATAAAGAATGGACTTGACAGTTTTGCCGAAATTTACCTTCAACTTGATACGGAAGACAGAGAAAGAGTGTGCTCATACTTTGAAGAGCTAATGGACATTGTTGGACTTGAAAGTTCGGATGGACATTTGAATAACTTTATGTATGGATTTGACCCTTCAAAATAG